GGACCTGCGCGACAGCTATGAGCTTCGGGAACTGATCGAGACGCGTTCGGTCGAACTGATCTGTCAGCAGGCTACGGAGGACCAGCTTGCCGAACTCGACCGGATTTGCGAACAATTTGATGCCCGAAGTGCTTCGCAGGTGCAGATGAACGACATCGCCCACAACAATCAGGTCGACAGGGACTTTCATACCCACATCGTCAGGTGCAGCGGAAATCGGCAGTTCATGAAGGCCTGGTGCGGGTGCAACTTCGTCCGGGCGATCGTCAAGGTGACCAGGATGACGGTTGACGATTCAAGAACCAAGGTCGATGAACGGCTGGAGGAAAAGAAGCGGCACAGGCATCTGGTCGCGTTGTTCCGTGAACGCAAGACCGAACAGGCGGTCGAAGCCATTCGCGCGCACATCCGTGACGCGGCGGCCAAGGCGATCGCCGTCTACCAGGACCAGCGGGTGTTGGAGGATTACCTCTGGATGTAGTCACGTGGTTTGTCCGCCATCTTCGGCTCTGAATGGGCCACGGCTGAA
This sequence is a window from Phycisphaerae bacterium. Protein-coding genes within it:
- a CDS encoding FCD domain-containing protein, producing DLRDSYELRELIETRSVELICQQATEDQLAELDRICEQFDARSASQVQMNDIAHNNQVDRDFHTHIVRCSGNRQFMKAWCGCNFVRAIVKVTRMTVDDSRTKVDERLEEKKRHRHLVALFRERKTEQAVEAIRAHIRDAAAKAIAVYQDQRVLEDYLWM